The nucleotide sequence GCCGACGGAACGAACACGATCGTCTACGCCTACGGCAGCGCCACCGACAAGAACCTGGCGCTGATGGTCCAGACGATCGACGGTCTGGGCACGCCGCCGAACGGCGTGCAGGCCGGCACGACCGGTGCCGCGTTCCGCGCAGACCAGGCGGCCCGGTCGGAGCAGATTGCGCTGTGGGTCGGCGCCATCGCGCTCCTGCTGACAGCCGCCGTCGCGGCCGGTCTCGTCGTCCGCCGCACCCGTGCGGAGTCCACCCGGGGATGAGTCCCCACACCACAGCCCACGCGAGGGCGGCCGCCGTGTTCGGCGCCGCCCTCGCGTTGGTGGCGCTCACGGGGTGCACGACAGGCGCGAGCGTTGCACCGACGCCGACGGCTCCGACTGTCGGCCCCACTTCGTCGCCGCCCGCTGCGTCGCCCCCGGTGCCCGACATCCCGCGCACGACCATCGACACCAGATCTGCTCCGCCCGTCGCGCCGGAGCAGCCGCCCGCGCGCGTCGCTGTCGCGTCGCTCGGCATCGATATGCCGGTCGTCCCCGTCGGCCTCGATCCGACGGGCGACGTCACCATTCCGTCCGAATCGCACACCGCCGGCTGGTACCGCTACTCGTCCGGCGTATCCGCCACGACGGGCTCGATCGTGGTCGTCGCCCATGTGGATGCCTGGGACGGCATCGGGCCGTTCAGCCGTCTGAAGGACGTGGCGCCCGGCGCGGAGGTCGTGCTCACCGGTGACTCCGGCGCTCGCAGCTTCCGGGTCGACGGCGTCGCTCAGCCGCAGAAGGCGCCCGGGTCGCTGAAGGACTTCTTCGTCGAGACCGGCCCGGCGAAGCTCGTGCTCATCACCTGCGGCGGCGTCTTCGACGACGCCACCGGCCACTACCGCGACAACGTGATCGTGACGGCGACCCCGCTCGGGCCGTGACGCGTGCGCCTCCATAAGGCGTCATGTGCAGTCACTGCACCATCTGTTACAGTGACTGCACTAACGACAAATGGAGGTGTGCTGGTGGAAGCGATCTTGAGCGCCAAGGGTCTCTCGAAGACCTACGGGACCGGAGAGAGCCGGTTCGAGGCGCTGCGCGGAGTGGATCTGGACATCGCTCCGGGAGAGAGCGTGGCGATCGTCGGCAGGAGCGGGTCGGGCAAGTCGACTCTGATGCACCTGCTCGCCTTACTGGATCGTCCGGACGACGGGGAGATGCTCATCGATGGTCGGCCCGCGTCGCACCTGGGAAGGCGGGAGCTCGACAACCTCCGGAACGAACGATTCGGCTTCGTGTTCCAGCAGTTCTTCCTCATCCCGAACCTGACCGTCCTCGAGAACGTGACGTTGCCGCTGGCGATCCGCGGGGTATCACGGAAGGAGCGAGCCCGGCGCGGAATGGAGGTTCTCGAGCGTCTCGACCTCGCCGACAAAGCGAAGAATGCGGCAACGGCGCTTTCCGGAGGCCAGAAGCAGCGCGTGGTCATCGCCCGCGCTCTCGTCGGAGATCCCAGCGTCATCTTCGCCGACGAACCGACCGGCAACCTCGACAGCACCACCGGCGCCCACGTGGAGGATTTGCTGCTGTCGTCGCGGGAGACGGACGGGATCACCCTCGTGCTCGTCACCCACGACGATGACCTGGCGGCGCGATGCGACCGGCGGGTGACCATCACCGATGGCCGCATCGCTGCGGAGGTGGCGGCATGAGAACGGGCGAACTCATCCGGACGGCGGCGCGCAACGTCTTCCGGACCAAGACGCGGGCGATCCTCACCGTGCTGTCGCTCTTCGTCGGCGCGTTCACCCTCACCCTGACCACGGCGCTCGGTTCGGGGGTCTCCGACTACGTCACCAAGCAGCTGGCGTCGCTCGGCTCTCAGGACGTCCTCCTCGTCCAGCGATCCGCGCCCACGGGCACCGGACCGCAGAAGTACGACCCGGAGGCGGGGGGCGCGGCGGCCGCCGCAGGCGGTGCTCCGAACCCGCTCGGAGCGAGCGGCGGCACGCTCTCGGACGCCGATGTGGCCGCGATCGGGAAGATCGACGGCATCGAGCGGGTCGCCCCGATCCAGAGTGTCGCGGTCGACTACATCGCAGCCGCCGACGGCGACCGGTACCAGCTCTCGATCAATCCCACCTCTTCCATCACGCGGGCCGATCTCGCCGCCGGGGACCAGCTTGATCAGAACGCCTCCGCGCATCAGCTGGTGCTGCCCGAGTCGTATCTGGAGCCGCTGGGCCTGAAGTCGGCCGCGGACGCCGTCGGTACCGAGGTCACCCTCGGCCTGACCGACGCGATGGGCAGGCCTCAGACGGTCACCGCGACGATCGTCGGCGTGGCTCGCACCAGCCTGCTCGCCAGCGGCGCGGGCGCGAACAACGCCCTCCTTGACGCCCTCGTCACCTCCCAACGGGCCGGCCTGGACACCCGCGCCGGGTATCCGCTCGCCATCGCCTACCTCGACGGAAACCCTGACGCGCAGCGAATCGACGACCTGAAGGGCGAACTCGCGGACGCGGGATTCAGCGGCCAGACGATCGCGGACCAGCTGGGCACCATCCAGACCGTCATCAACGGCATCATCGGCGTGCTGAACGCTTTCGCCGTGGTGGCCCTGATCGCCGCCGCCTTCGGGATCGTGAACACCCTGTTCATGGGTGTACAGGAGCGCACCCGAGAAATCGGACTCATGAAAGCCCTGGGGATGCCGAGCCGGCGGGTATTCGCCCTGCTCAGCGTCGAGGCCGTCGTCATCGGGCTGCTGGGCAGCGCGCTCGGGGCGGTCGTGGCGATCCTCCTCGGCAGCGGGATCAGCGCCGCCGCGGCGGCCGGTCCGCTGTCGCAGCTGCCCGGGCTCACGCTCCTGCTGTTCCGGCCGGAGTCCGTCCTCGTCGTGGTCGTTGCTATCATGCTCATCGCGTTCCTGGCCGGCGTCCTCCCTGCACGTCGAGCCGCCCGGCAGAACCCGATCGACTCGCTACGCTACGAGTAGGACACCGGGAGGACCATGTCGACCGCTGACGGAGCGCGGCGCCGCAATCGTGCCGAGACGACGGCGGCCATCGAGTCCGCCGCCGTGGCCCTCGTCAACGAGCGGGGCTACGACGCCGTCACGGTCGACATGATCTGCGAGAGGGCGGGCATCTCGCAGCGCACCTTCTTCAACCATTTCAAGACGAAGGATGCGGCCGTCATCGGCACGGACGGCCCGCGCGTCGACCAGGGCCGTGCCCGGCGCTTCATCATCGAACGCGAGCCGCTGCTCCCGTCGGCACTGAGCCTGATCGCGCTACCGGCGGTGGCAGATGACGCGGACCGCGCCGCGCGGCTCCGCGCGGTCGGGAGCCACCCCGACTTGGTCGCGCGCCAGCTCGAGCAATTCGGAACCATCCAGTCCGAACTGGCAGAGATCCTCCGACTGCGGCTCGAGAACGAGAGCCCCGACGCCGACCCCGTCGATCTGGCCGACCAGGCAGCGCTGGTCAGCCACATGCTCGCCGGGACGTTCCGGTACATGGCGGAGGCGGCGGCGGCCCCCTCCCCCGCGAACCCGGCCGAGATCGGGCAGCGGATCGGGCGCCTGCTCCGCGACCTGAGGCCGCCCCTGGCGTGACGAGAGCAGTCCGCTTCGGAACGACGTCTGGCTGACGGAGCGGACCGCCGACCGAGCTATCACGCGCTCAGCTGCTCCGCGCCCGGCTCCTCCGCCAGCCGCTCGAAGACGAGCGCGAGCACGGCGCGCTCACGGCGACTGAGGCGGGCGACGATCGGAGCCAGTTGCTCGACGGTCGGCGCGGCGGGGAGGCGGACGGCGAGGTCGCCGAGTGCGGCCGCGATATCGTCCGCGGTGGCTGCAGACATGATTTCTCCTACTGGGGTGGTTTCTGTGAGATGCCGGGTGCGGCGGTCGTGCGTCCCGCGCCGAGCAGCAGCCGGGTGCGGCCGCCGTCGGACTGCAGGAAGCCCAGCCGCCCGGGGACGCACGAGATGAGCGCGCCCTCCCGGGAGAGGAAGACGCGGTGCAGGGCGGAGGCGAGGGTCGTGATCTCGTCCTCCACGAGTCCGTCCTTGACCAGGACGCAGGTGTCGGGCGCCCCGCGGGCGACGAGCAGGGCGTGAACGTCGCGCTCGGGCAGCGCGCTCACGTCGAGCGCGCTGCCCTCCTTCAGGGCGACCGGGCCGGTGAGCCGGCTCCGGAACTCTCGCCGGCCGCGCGTGGTCACGCGGCCGGCGAGAAGAAGGACCCACTGCTGGGAGAAGAACTCGTGCACCGTCGCAGTGATGTGGGCCTCCACGACTCGCACAGCTTCCTCCTCGACGATCAGCGATGCAGCATCCACGGGACGTCGAACAGGCGCCCCTGCCGCAGCGTCTGGACGGCGACCGTCAGGGTGCCCGCGCTGGCGCTCCCCCAGGCGTAGACGATCGTGTCGGTCTTGGCCGTCACCGGGACCGCCGCCGGTCCGATGACCGGGGCCGTCGTTCCGGCAAGCGCCACCGACGCATTCACCGTGCCCGCGGGAAGCACCAGTGCCGCCTCGTTGGGATTGGTCAGACCGGTGATCACCGGAGTGCCACCGGCGAGCACATCCACCGCCGGAGCAGCCGCGGTGTGCCGCACAACCAACCGGCCGGTGCCGGACGGCGAGACGGACAGGTCGTTCGTGAAGACGCTCGCCGTCGGCGTCCCGGTCGGCGTGAGGTGCGCGGCCACGGTGTAGCTGGTGTTCCGAGCGAACGAGACCGTCACCGGTCCGATGACGGGATTCCGGTCGTTACGCGCATCGGCCGCGGTGATCGCCAGGCGGTAGGTGCCCGACGGCAGCAGATACGGGCCGGCGAACGTGCCGGGCTGGAAGTCGTTCAGCACCCGCAGGCCGTTCACGTACACATCCACCGGCATTGCGGGAACGCCGTGGAAGACCGACACCTGCGAGATGCCGAACGGGCGCCAGGTGGATGGATGCGGCGCCGCGTTCGCGGGCGCCGCCACCCCGATCAGGGCAAGCGCTGCGCCGATGGCGACGCCGATCCGCCACTTCCGAGTCCTCGTCATGATGAACCCCTTCGTCTCCGCGGAAGAACCGTGTGTGCTCCCACGGGTTCATTCGGCTGAAGAGGGGCGATCGGATGCACCCGGTCCGGAGAAAATCCCAAACCGGGGAGAGAAGGACTCGGCTGCCGGCC is from Leifsonia sp. 466MF and encodes:
- a CDS encoding class F sortase translates to MSPHTTAHARAAAVFGAALALVALTGCTTGASVAPTPTAPTVGPTSSPPAASPPVPDIPRTTIDTRSAPPVAPEQPPARVAVASLGIDMPVVPVGLDPTGDVTIPSESHTAGWYRYSSGVSATTGSIVVVAHVDAWDGIGPFSRLKDVAPGAEVVLTGDSGARSFRVDGVAQPQKAPGSLKDFFVETGPAKLVLITCGGVFDDATGHYRDNVIVTATPLGP
- a CDS encoding ABC transporter ATP-binding protein, with translation MVEAILSAKGLSKTYGTGESRFEALRGVDLDIAPGESVAIVGRSGSGKSTLMHLLALLDRPDDGEMLIDGRPASHLGRRELDNLRNERFGFVFQQFFLIPNLTVLENVTLPLAIRGVSRKERARRGMEVLERLDLADKAKNAATALSGGQKQRVVIARALVGDPSVIFADEPTGNLDSTTGAHVEDLLLSSRETDGITLVLVTHDDDLAARCDRRVTITDGRIAAEVAA
- a CDS encoding ABC transporter permease, producing MRTGELIRTAARNVFRTKTRAILTVLSLFVGAFTLTLTTALGSGVSDYVTKQLASLGSQDVLLVQRSAPTGTGPQKYDPEAGGAAAAAGGAPNPLGASGGTLSDADVAAIGKIDGIERVAPIQSVAVDYIAAADGDRYQLSINPTSSITRADLAAGDQLDQNASAHQLVLPESYLEPLGLKSAADAVGTEVTLGLTDAMGRPQTVTATIVGVARTSLLASGAGANNALLDALVTSQRAGLDTRAGYPLAIAYLDGNPDAQRIDDLKGELADAGFSGQTIADQLGTIQTVINGIIGVLNAFAVVALIAAAFGIVNTLFMGVQERTREIGLMKALGMPSRRVFALLSVEAVVIGLLGSALGAVVAILLGSGISAAAAAGPLSQLPGLTLLLFRPESVLVVVVAIMLIAFLAGVLPARRAARQNPIDSLRYE
- a CDS encoding TetR/AcrR family transcriptional regulator; translated protein: MSTADGARRRNRAETTAAIESAAVALVNERGYDAVTVDMICERAGISQRTFFNHFKTKDAAVIGTDGPRVDQGRARRFIIEREPLLPSALSLIALPAVADDADRAARLRAVGSHPDLVARQLEQFGTIQSELAEILRLRLENESPDADPVDLADQAALVSHMLAGTFRYMAEAAAAPSPANPAEIGQRIGRLLRDLRPPLA
- a CDS encoding DUF4397 domain-containing protein, whose translation is MTRTRKWRIGVAIGAALALIGVAAPANAAPHPSTWRPFGISQVSVFHGVPAMPVDVYVNGLRVLNDFQPGTFAGPYLLPSGTYRLAITAADARNDRNPVIGPVTVSFARNTSYTVAAHLTPTGTPTASVFTNDLSVSPSGTGRLVVRHTAAAPAVDVLAGGTPVITGLTNPNEAALVLPAGTVNASVALAGTTAPVIGPAAVPVTAKTDTIVYAWGSASAGTLTVAVQTLRQGRLFDVPWMLHR